In the Deferribacter desulfuricans SSM1 genome, ATTCCATCTCAGAAACTTTTTTCAAGGACACAGGTGTTTTATCTCCACCTGCTAAAGCGAGGGCATACAAAGCCCTTATAGCATATCTACTTCTTGTCGTTACTTTCATATTTTTCCACCTTTTTTTGAAGAGTTTTTATCTCTTTTTCAAGCTCAACAACTCTATCAACAATACAGTTTATTGCGTTAGCTACAGGATCAGGCAGTTTATCATGGTCAAAATCAAGCAGTTTTCTATCTTTTTTAGTCACAACTCTGCCAGGAATTCCAACAACAGTAGAATTGGGCGGAACTTCCTTAACTACAACAGAATTAGAACCAATTTTAGAGTTTTCACCAACAGTAAACGGTCCCAACACCTTAGCTCCAGAACCAATTACCACATTATTACCAATTGTAGGGTGCCTTTTCCCTTTATTAAGGCTAACGCCGCCAAGTGTTACCTGATGATATATTGTCACATTATCCCCAATCTCTGCTGTTTCACCAATCACTACACCCATACCATGGTCTATAAAAAACCTTTTACCTATTTTAGCACCGGGGTGTATTTCTATTCCTGTTAAAAATCTAGAGATATGTGAAACAAACCTACCAAGAAAATAAAGTTTATGCTTCCACAACCAATGTGCAACTCGATGAAAAATATTGGCATGAAAACCTGGATAGCAAAAAATGATTTCCCATACACTTCTTGCTGCTGGATCCTTTTCAAAAATATTATTAATTTCTTCTTTAAACCATCTGATTAAGCCCATAATACCTACCCTGAAAGTAGTGTTTTACCTGAAAAAATAAGGGGTTCAAAAACTGAACCCCTTATTTAGCCAGATAAATTATCTCTCTTAAGGAGCCTCGATTGCATCAACTGGGCAAACTTCTGCACAAGCACCGCAATCTGTGCAAGTGTCAGGATCGATTACTCTTTTGCCATCACCTTCGCTAATTGCGCCTACTGGGCATTCATCTTCGCATGCACCGCAGTTTGTGCACTCATCAGTAATTACATGTGCCATATCCGCACCTCCTTAAAGTATATCTTTCTTAATAATAACCATTGTTAATAAAGTCAACAACTTTTCTAATAAATTTGAAATAAACTTGATATTGATTTTTTAAGCAAAATATATATTCTTAACGCACAAAAAGAACAGGAGGGAAAAATGGCTTATGAAATAAAGATGGTAAAGTTAGTTAGTGGAGATACTGTTATTGGCAACTTTGATGAAGAAAATAATGTATTAAAGGACGTCGCTGCTGTTCAAACTATACCAGTAGGTGGCTCTGGTGTCCAAATAGCGCTCCTTCCATTTGGATTCCCTTTTGAAGATGAAATAGGTGGTGAAATTTCTTCTGATAAAATACTTTATGAATACAAAAAAATCCCTGAAGAGTTAAAAAATAAATATTTAGAAGCAAAAAGTAATATAAA is a window encoding:
- the epsC gene encoding serine O-acetyltransferase, producing the protein MGLIRWFKEEINNIFEKDPAARSVWEIIFCYPGFHANIFHRVAHWLWKHKLYFLGRFVSHISRFLTGIEIHPGAKIGKRFFIDHGMGVVIGETAEIGDNVTIYHQVTLGGVSLNKGKRHPTIGNNVVIGSGAKVLGPFTVGENSKIGSNSVVVKEVPPNSTVVGIPGRVVTKKDRKLLDFDHDKLPDPVANAINCIVDRVVELEKEIKTLQKKVEKYESNDKK
- a CDS encoding DUF362 domain-containing protein, with protein sequence MAHVITDECTNCGACEDECPVGAISEGDGKRVIDPDTCTDCGACAEVCPVDAIEAP